In the Equus caballus isolate H_3958 breed thoroughbred chromosome 14, TB-T2T, whole genome shotgun sequence genome, GTTTGAGATGTCATGAAAGTTACTGAGTATTTAAATAGTTATAATCATTATTGAGAGTTCAAGCCCAGTATGCTTTTAGGGGCAATGGGAAAATCTGTTTcttcagcaaaagcaaaaatgaatctGTGTAATTAAATCTGATTTGACATGACCATGGCGACTTTCAAGCAAAAAGTATCTTTGTTATCTATCAGCCCAGttttgtgctgggcactgtggacaGAATTAAATAAATCATAAGTCTTGGAGGTAGAAGAGAACTGACCATAGTAGAGGGCTTAGTCTGCTGACCTTGGACAGGAAATAAGTGACACTTTCTAGAATAAACATAGAAACATCTTCCAAGAGCTTTCTATCATGTTTCTCAGATGCTAATTTGAATTTTCATCCATTAAATACGCTATTAAAATATTCTCCACCTGAAAGAGTAAAATGTGCCACTGTTTCATTCTCCAAAAAGAGTTATATTCCTCCTAGATttatgaaacattaaaatatttcactctagTAAAATGTCTAAAGATCATGATGATGTAGAAAGAAGGCAAGTCTTTAGAGCATATTTACTTTCTAAACTCATCTTAACTTTAATAGCGTGCATTGCCTGTGTGAAacctgtgtttctttcttttttagagtGAAAGAGTGCAGACATGAAAAAGTTCATTGAGATAAAAAAGTGGTGGTAAAACATAACCCACCATAAAAATGTAAGTCATTATTTTATCTCCCCCTCTCTTTTAGCGATATGGGGGAAAAAGTTATTTGTCAATTTCTTGGCACTGTCACAGTCTCACAAATGACTGAATGAGGATCGTCAAATAACCCTTGTCCAGAGTTAAGTAGCATCATTCAAGACCAAACACCATGAAAAATTTAAGCACAATGGCATTGGCCTGGAATTAAAAGTCTCCTACAGTAGGATTCCCTTAATCCTCATCTATTTCCCTAAACAATCTCAATGGACGGTTGCTTAAGAGTTAAGAGGACAGGAGAGTCAGAAAGCCCTAGATTGCAGTTCCGTATAAACTATCTACCTGCTGTATGACTTAGACATGCCATAGATGTCGACTCTCCTTAAGCTTCAAGTTCCAGTCTTTATAGTTAGGGACAATTATTACTTCTTCcgtaagttttttttctttaagaatttgagaaagaaaatgtaagattGTGTATACTTTTATAAACTTTTCTGCCTACTTAGCTGTTACAACTCTTTTAACTGTTATCGCATTCTTCTTTGTAAATATCATTTCTATTCTTCCTTATCTCCTTTCCTGACATGAAATCTCCTTAAGGTAGAGAGCGCATTATTCTCATGTAGAAATGCTCCACCGTGCCTAGCCAGAGCATAGAACATAGTATATGCTTCTATGCATAGTATATGCATAGAACATGGTATATGCTTAATAAACATATGCTGAATCAACAAATGAACGAAAATCTAAATGTTTTCCAAGATTTCTTAGAGTAGTCAGGtaaagagaagggggaaaacaTTTTATGATTATGTTACACTATATTTTAGtatattgttttatattacaTTATGTTATAGGGACCATTTCTAAATGCTTTCTATTGATAAGCACTACAAAGCACTTTGCATGCATTATTTTGCTTATTCCAAGAGAGAATCTATAATGTAataatattgttttcattttagagtTGAACAAATGAAGGTTCAAGCAGAAAGCTCACATGAGTAACAAGTGGCAGCATTTGAATTCAATTCCTCTCAGATGCCAAAAATCACACTTTTAACAATTACTATGTTTTCTTCCCAACTTTAGGGTTTAGGTCGCAGTTTCTCAACTGCAgaactattgacatttggggtaaaattattctttgctgtggggggacagtcctgtgcattgtgggatgttgggcagcatccctggcctctacctttAAGATACCTGTAGCACCCCTTCCCTGGAGTTGTGACGACCCAAAATATCTCAAGAGCTTGCCAAATGTCCCCCGGCGAGAAACTCAGCCACTATTGGGAACCACTGATTTACAGTTACAACTGTCCCACTGCCCAGCGGTGACTGGGGGGATTTCCTGCAAGCAGCACATACGATATGCTCAAGGAAAGACAAGAGGCCTGGCTAACCCACACGCTGGATAATCAGCCCCTGGATAATTAGCAATTTGCAGTACAGGAGACCGGACACCAACTTAGAAGAATCGCATTGaatttctgaaatgaaaagaaagccaaTTTTGCAAGCCAGCCAAGCTACAGGTTTGCATCTGATCCCGCCTGCTCCATTGTAAGCCCAGCAGCTTCAGCTGATGGTAAAATAGGCTTTTGTCAGAGTCCAGATGAGGGCTCAGCTTGGGGCTGTCACTGTTTTGAGTGGAACACCTGTGGTTTTGAATTTTTCCAGGGCTCCCCTGCTGCTGAGTGCCATCTTGCTTTGGGTATTTTTAGAGCACTGCTTTGTTTTAAGTAATGCCATATTGCAAAGGTACTTTGAGTCAAACTGGACTTCATGACAATCAATAATGTGATGTAGGGATAAGGCATTTGGGAATTACTTAGAGCAATTTTGATACAACATTCGGTGAGTCTAATATATTAAAGGGGAGGGGGCAAGAGTTTACCTCCCAAGAGAGATATTCTAACCAGGGCTGCATAACTTAAGTGACAAACAATGCATCTGTTTTAAAACCAGCAAACAGGGGCaccaaaaataagagaaaatacttttgaaaacatttagtatttgacattttttaaaactatcatATTAATCATTATGGAGAAAATGAGAACTCTGTCAAATTTTCCTGTGTTTACGTTACAGCTGATAGAATTGGCAGCAGAGATGATTCTAGAATTTCCACAGAGAAGTAGCTTATTGGCAGCATTCTAGTGGGTCAGTGGTGCTAGCGGCATGTGTAGGAACCATATTGGAATGTTTGGAGGGCGCAGAAAGAAATATTGGATGGGGATTTGATAGATGGTAAGGGGAAAGAGCTAATCACCTACTCCCCTCATCTAATGCACCCCACCTCTCTATAAGTCATACCATGGCACAACCATGGGGAAAGGGTACCATGATCTTTCTGGTGCTCAGGGTCTCTGACAGTCATAATCTAACCCGTAATTCTATGGAGTAATGAGAGTACTCAAAGAAATCTTGTCAACATGTGGAACAGAGAGGTAAATCTTTCAGTATTCTATGCTTCATATCTCGCTACATAGGTGGAGGGCAACATGGTAATGACCCAGCAGACATCCTAACCTTGAAAAGGAGTACACAAAAGATGTTTGTCTTATTTCCCTCTCTATGCCCAACTTTCTAGCAACAGATTTAGTGCTTAGAGCGAGGGTAGGCTCATCTTTCTGCTCTCAGTTTAGGCATCGCTTCCTCCAGACTGAGATAGGTATGGTGGCACGGCTTCTCTTCAGACTACTATACATCTCTAACCACAGCCTTCATCACGATGTACTGTCATGGCTCATTGTTTTGTCTCTCTTCCTGCTCGACAagaagctccatgagggaagaGGCCCTAGTGATGTCACTCACTAATGGATCCTCTGCATTCTACAAAGGGTTtataaaagcatttaacaaatacttacgatatgaataattcaatgaatacatgagtactcaataaatgggtgccaggtgaaaagaaaaaaaaacaaatgaataaacaatataATCAGTATAAATCTAGTTACTGTCCAGACTAATGAAATTTTGGTCAATTTCATTTGTAGATAATTTACCAAGAACATCACACCTCCTGTGAAAAAGAGAAGCCACACTAGATGTGTTGCTGGGTGGAGGGGATTCACTCTTAGGAACCTTAGTGATAAGGGCTCAGACCTTTAAAGTAACAAGGAAACTAGCAAAACATCCATAAAGAGATCAAGGTTCAAACTTGATCTCACATGCAGAATAAGTAAACCCCAGACATATAATAAATTCTGAAACATCCAGACAAAAGTAACTCTCTAATGCCAAGATAGCATGCCAGGTAGAAACAATAAGGAAAGATACCATATAAGCAGGAAAGAAGCTGCGGGCAAATTCTCAAAACCTAAAGAAAAATAGTCTCCAGTTCCAAATGCCTTAAAATCAGAAAGATAATTAGTCTATAGAGCACGTCTAAGGATTCAGTTTTAGCCTCTCTTTGGGTTTGAGTTCTAGATTTAAAATGCCTGAAtttctttatcattattatattaaATTTCAAGGTCAAATCAAAGTGATAACTTCCCCCACATTCATTCTATGTAGTTTCCTGTGAAAAGCAAGGAGcacattaaaatatacaacttagAACCACATGAAATATCCAAGCACTTAATTTCATTTCAACTTCACCACAGTGGTTTGCTATTTCAATGTCCATCCTACTGAAATAATGTTATTTTGATTACAATTGAATAGGCATTTTTAAATGTCAtggtatttgaaagaaaaaatgacctTGCAATCATAATATACCGTTGTGTTGTATAAATTGCAAATGTGCAATTTGTTTGTTCCTCTACATTATGTAGGTAAATTGCAAAGTTTtgacatgaataaataaaatgtgaatgttCTATGTAatcatctatatttatttttgataccTACAAGGTATGTATTGTTTggtttggttatttttgtttttatttttacacttcTGACCTAGCCTTTCAGAAACGAAATTCTccttttcactgccttaaaatattttaaatagcgCCAGgtttagaaatgaaatttttcataagaaaaaagttAACTCGCAAGAATAAAAGTACTTGGAGATGATTTAAGTGCAATTTTTTTATACAGCTTCCCAAAGGATCTGCTCATTATATGTTACTATTTTAGAATTGCAGAAGGTAGTTTATATGAAGATCTGAGAtcttaaattccattttattaataaattataccTTTAAAATAACAGACAAGGGGAATGATAACTCTAAGCTTCCTCTAAGGATTTGAAATCATATTCGTCTCAGCAATATATGTTTCAAAAGAGCTGAAGCATGGAAGTTGGTCTTTCTTTTTACCTTAACATCAGATCAATGAGCATATTCAAAATCGTTGGAGTTATTGTTTTACCCTGTTTCTCATGaatttctctgttcatttttacTGTATTTCTCAAATAAGAAACTGTTAAACTTAATTctgataaatattatttcttatttctttatagATATATGTTAAGATAATATATGACCTTTGGACAATATGTCACTTACATGCCTATACAAATGCAGATACCTTATAACTTATTTTTGTAAACAGAaactttctcaaaaatatttggaatttatcttttctggaaaaaagaattattttcaagtgttttgGACTGAGTCTTCAGATCAGCATATGTTTgttacaaaatttatatttttgtgacctttcaaaacacatatatataaagaaaacatcaTTAAGTCCAGGGAAGAATTTTGAGAATGACCTCATCTACATTCTGAAATGTTTACCCAATGATATGCACTCTTTTCTATTTCAGTCTTTGAGGAATTGTTGAGATGGGGAGAGCCTCATCCTCTGTAAAATTGTGAAAATCATAAGTTCTAGAATAAATTCCTGGTTTTTCTACCAACTAGTGACTAATACTCTCCCTCTCCAAGATTCTGTTTCCGGTTTTGCAAAAGGGGGCAATTAGACTGGATCAATGTATggcaaactttgttttttaatgagcgctaattcaagaaaaaaatctttaaattatatatttccaCTTATGGTAATGGCCTTATTTTAATCCTtggaaaaagtgaaaattctaaaagtttcttagtttatcaaagagaaaaatttccataaaaaattatcatcattttagCCAATAAATGCCCAAGTTTTTGAGGAGTAAAATACATATAGCTTTataatttctgtgttttttgtttttgtttttgaggaagattagccctgatctaatggctgctaatcctcctctttttgctgaggaagactggccctgagctaacatccatgcccatcgtcctctactttatatgtgggatgcctaccacagaatggcgtgccaagcggtgccatgtctgcagccgggatccaaactggcaaacctcgggctgccaggaagcggaacttgcgaacttaacctctgcgccactgggccagccccacaacttcataatttttatcataaaatttaaCCATGAATTACTTGGGCTGCATGTGGTTCTGTGATTTGGAAATGTTCACAAGAATTGATCaattataaagaaattttcaATTCAAAGTGTATTACTTGATTCTACAGAgcaaaattttcctcttttctaagaGCTCCTGTTTGGGTTTAGATTACAATAAACATTATACTTGTCAATCAGTTCtctaatccattaaaaaaaattgtgtgtggcCTAATTGTTATGAGAATTTCCTCATATGTGAAATTGAAATTTTGGTGGCATGTTTATGACCCGTGAATTTTTAATGCTATGATTTGTTTCTTATTCAAAAAGCCTTTGGGGACCAGAGCTTAGACACAGCAAATCTAAActtaattttatagatatttcCCACTGATTATAAGTCTTTGAATGAAAAGACGTGACTATGCATGTATTTAATATACGAATGTGAATATGAGAGTGTTTTCATATGAATCAAAAACTTGGGTTATGACTCAGCATTTATAGAATCTAATAGTCACATCTTGCCCTCATGAAATAAAGTAGCAAGCAAGTTTCTAACAAAAATTGTCTATTCCATAGGactcctgtttctttctttcagactCTGAAGCTTcattagaaactttttttttttaccttattcTCCCTAGTTGGTGGAAGTGAACTTCTTCAAAAGAAACATCTGAAGGCTAAGAAGAATTTTCTAGTCTACTCTGAGAGGTTGGAATCTGCCAGCACTagtgaaaatgatgaaagaagAATGCCAAAAGTTTAAAGATAAATGAAGGATTTTTGCTTGACTTTTTTCTGTGAAGTTGGAAAAGAAGCTGGCCTTGAAACCAGAGGTTGTGTAACTTGTGCTCAAACTAATATTACATTTGGACTATTTAGTTGTTTGAGTTGCCTTTTCCTATACGGTTGGTAACActaaaaaagtaaacaattaCCAAGACAATCTCAGCTTCCAAGGGTTCAGTCACTTTTGAGATTGTCACTGGGGGTGAAGCTGCAATCTGTGCCTTCCTTTTGGCCTTCTGTGTCTGAAGATTCGTAAAGTAGTTGACAGCTGCAAACTCAATAAGAGCAGAGAAgacaaaagcaaagcaaacagcTATGAACCAATCCATGGCAGTCGCATACGACACTTTTGGCAACGAGTGCCGGGCACTGATGCTTAAAGTGGTCATGGTTAAAACAGTGGTGATCCCTAAAACGAGAAAGAACAAGAAACGCAGTATTAGCGTTTGGGATCCAACAACAAGATCAAATGAGAACATGTTGTGGAGAGGATTAAACACTCTGCaagtgtaatttttattatttgttttcataaTCATTCTCAATTATTATCATGGGTATTAtcaattttgtatccttcaaTACCTAGTATAGTGATGTATACATTGTAgttgctcaaaaaatattttttgtattgaATTAGTTTAACTATTGTAAAATTTGTCAGGAATAATTCTAGTTGTTTACTTCTTGAGAAAACATAGCAAATTATTATAAcaagtaataaaacaaaatttctgatCAATTTTAATAGCTGATAATATCTTTCATCATAATTGTCTATACCAGatgaataataaacataaaattaggtTCCACTTTTTTTTTATGTCTACCTTGGTTTTAAGGTAAAATATTTACTCATGAGAAAACAATTTCATCTCTCATCTGCCATCAGTGTCTTGAATTATGACTTGGGGAATTTATATAATCTGAAGATGGCCAACAACATtatatacatattcttttataatttgcAAAAAGAGATCTATTTGAACATAgcaaattaaaaagtcaaaattcatCTGAGagttcaattcaattcagttcttcCCTATGAACTATTAAATTTACAATCAcgaaaactcagaaaaaattaGATTTTGTTACTGACGATGTTTTCTGTTACagctctttttcttatttcattctgTTCCGTCAAAACTGGTTGGATTCTATACATCATAAATGGAACTAAGTATTTGGGTTCAACTGTGGGAAGCTGGTGATATTTAACTAGTTTTAGACCTAGaaaaatggtaattatttttatggttcaatctaataaaagcaaattataatTTGTCTATTAGGGGTTCAATATCATAGCATTTGTTTTCATAGATTTACTTGtcagtttttacttttcttcttttccttagtTATGAAAAAGCAAacggagatttaaaaaaaaaaaaacactttcctAAATAGAGCACATAAAAGTCACAGGAAACCAGCCAGAATTCTTGCTGAgactattttcttgttgattcacTATACAACTTACAATAAGATGACAGTCATTTTACACGATCCATGTGTCTGAATGAGATAGGAGTCTATTTCCCTTGCGGATGGAAAAGTACACCGGTGTGAATATTCCACTAAAATACACAAGCAATGATAGCTGGAGGATGAGTGGAAGTAGAGTTCAAAGAGTAAAGCATACCAAAGACAGTCCTGGCTGGGACAGACTCCTTATTAATCCAGAAAGACACCTGGGAAAGAATGACCGTCATAATGCAAGGAGTATATATTTGTATCATGAAGTAGCCCATCTTCCTTTGCAAGTGGAAATAAACTGTCATTATTACGTATTCACCTGTTGGAAGACACGTATATCATATTATTGCTGTTGACAGCGTGCAAAAAGAATGTAGCTAGAAATAAATCTTGGAGATCTTTAAATTAACATGGGccagaagaaaacaagcaaagacATCTTTCAATATATGACAAAGCTACTTGATAGCAGATGATAGATAAATCAACTCAGTTTTCGGTGGGGTTCTttgtatcacacacacacacagctaccTATTCCAAGATTACACAAATCTATGTATGCACACCGttgcaaaatcaattttaaagaaGGATACTCATCACTTCAAAACAGCAAGCTTAGCTGAGGATGGCTAACGccgagaaaaaagaaatatatattttgaaaatgtgcgCTGGAGTCACCTTGCCGGATGGATATAGTGCATTCGTCAAATTCTTACCTGTGTTAGATTTAATTGTCTCACTAGATACTGTTTGTCCAATCAGATCATACTGGAGGAGGCTTGAAGATTCTTCTGGGACTTCAACTGAGTAAAGTGGTCCTTTTTTCCATGTATAAATGATTTCACTTTTGGGGTAAGCatctgaattttttaaacaaattaaacatAGCATTGTGAATCTGACTAgttgtatttctcttttctttcaaaacaaatatttcaaacaaatgttctttaatgttttctttaatctgGGTGACTAAAATTTCTAACTATGTATGTGATTGACAGACACAATGAAGTAAGTTTGCTCCTGGAATCACACTGAGAAGTAATATCTCTCTTTTGCTTTCCAGTCTCTGACTAAACCAAATAATTGCATAATTTGAGTTCATCATTTGACTCTCAGAAGCTTTTTGTAACTTACAACTCCCAAACTTGAGTGGACAAGCGTGTCCATCCATAGGAAAGTTCACCAGTCTCATAGGACAGTCAGCATTGATAGTAAGCCTAGGGACATTGACACAAATGGATCTGAGTTAGTATGATGGACAAATAATTTGGGCAGAAGAAGTAGAATTGGTGAAACCTCACCTCATGGTGTATAGAATGGTTCCATTCTGCATTATTCTGAAGAGTTTATTAGGAGTTGTCATATTGTGAGCAATTGATTTTTTGCCATTCCTAAAAAAAGTGTCAGGTGTCCAGATTTTACTGACCATCAAGTTATTCAAACTCAGAATCTCAGTTGGTCCCCCAAACTTCAACCTCTCGTCAGTCCAAGTCTGGCGGAAGAAAACATCCATTGTATACTCCTAAGAGAAAACAAGATATTTACTCAGGATGGAGAGATGATTTGTTAAGAATGGTTTACTCACAACTTTATATACCCAATTCTAAAACTTCAGAAATGAAGCTACTTTTTATGATAATAGATCATCAAGAAAGCCCTGATTTCAGTAAATCATCATTTTTCTCAAACACAAAGTTTATGATATTCATATAAAAGACAGTGCTGTGCTGTGCAAACTTCCCTTCTCCAGCCTGACGCTCCTCAACATTCCTCCACTTTTCCTGTCAGTCATCCATCTCTCCATCTATAGACCTATCAACTTCCCCCTCCTTAATTTAGAATAAAAACGTAAAAAGGTTTACAGTGTAGGTTTTGTGCTGGCCTTCCTACCATCAGTTAGTCTAACCATTTCACTTAGCATCTCGTTCACCTTCGAAGCACCTCTGAGCACTGTGGTACCATTCAGTAAAGTTCCAAGGATGGGCAAACTTTACTTGATAAGCATACTCTGGCTGCACATCATAATTATTTCATATTGCTCTCAGAGAACATAAAAGCAAATGTTACCATGATTACTCAAAGCATCATTTAAGTATGCATAatcaaaattatgttttaatttgtGGTTTTTATGGAATAACTTAAAAAACCTTAAGAGTTATGATGAGGGCcattgcaaaagtcaatgacaaataaCAACTTGTAATTATATCAAAATCTTGCCAAAAATTGTTTTGCCTACTTTATGTATTCCTTTTTGAGACCTATTACCGGAAGTGgcaattatactttaaaaatataatttgacaCACAAAATATCCATACAATAATGATCCAGTCTATAACAAGCCTCTATTGTATAAATATGCTTAAAAAGGTGACACTAGCATAAAATAAAGTTTCATGCATCCCAGACTTCAATAATACAGTAGAATATGGTTGCGGTTATTTATAGTTGGAGTGAGTCAGTactcaaatgaaaaatatgataGTAAAAACTTGAGGATTCTGGATAATGATGACTCTCCTTTCTCTCAAGTCTTAAGACATTTATCTCTTAAATAAagtcctcctccctctctctccctcttccttgttttctttctgctcttcctccctcctccttacattccttcctttttttcctttcttcccttcttccttctttcttttcttctttcttatcaaCTCAAAAAGCAGAAGATGAAAAAGTCTCCAATAACTATTTATCTGGAAttacattttcctaataaaatttaatgaagtGCCTCTCTAAAGAGttatatttatttcagttttagcACTTGTATTTTACTTTTAGGGGGAAATGCTACCCGAGAACTTTGAAAGAATACCATGATACTTTTTGTTCTAGAAGACTAGTTCAGGTGTTCATTGCCACTTACTATAAATACTCTCTTACAAATCCTACAGCCATCTGTACCTGGAACAGAGtccccagaacacctgctggTCCATTCTCAACATAAAAGGTGGAAAGCATTAGCCTTTCCAAGTGACTCCCTTTACTGCTTTAATAAAATACACTGGGAATGATATATTACAAAAAACAATGATGTTTTAAGTTTCACAGATATTCTCAATATACTGTTACATGGCATAgcatctttgttcatttttcttttttctactccAAAAATTTACTAGGACTCCATAAAGATGGAGAAAATCTTCTCTTTGTGGGGAAGAATCAGAGCATGATATGTGGACAGAAGAGAGGACATCACCTTAGAAAGTCTCTCAGAATAAAGTGCTCAAGCAGAGCCTTTAGTGAAATGTGCAGGAGATGAAGCCAGTAATCCGCTCTAATGGCCATGCCCTCCCAGCATGAGCACACATATTGCGTTATGGACCTGGAGCCAAGCTAAGTAACAATGCCCATTACGTTAGTTCTGGGACTTGGCtttctccccccagcccccaacctCCCCGCTAAGTAAAATTACCCTCCTCAGTCAGAGCTCACTCACCATCTCCACATCTGACACCGGCCCAAAACTGGTCACATAAATGTCTGTTTTGACTTCAGTGACAGCATCTGAAATTAGCGCAGAGGAATGGGGGCAATTATCACTAATGATGTTAAGGGGACTGAATTTACTAACTCTATCACAAAGTCCCTTCTCATGAGCAGAATCTGCAACCCACCCTAAAGCAGTGGGCATCCTTGGGTCTTTCAACTCTGAAAACTCCTACCCGTTGccttattttgaatttattctgATTGATTTGAGGAAtttaaagaatggaagaaaactaggtttattataataaaaaatataacgCTAATATATGTTAATAGCTTTAATGGGACAGATGCTAAGAGAGTGTTTTACATAGAGAATCActcatttcacacacacacactcaatgaGGCAAACGTTCGTACTaaaggtgaggaagctgaggcttagagagttcAAATAACTTGCACAGAAGGTCACTAATTGAGGGAGGGGCAGAGACTGGGTGGGAACACACATGTGGCCTCTCTCAGATACCCCTGCACCTTACCACTCTGCTatccttctgaggcctctgggCCTTGGAAGGGCAGTAAGGGGGAAGGAGAGAACAGATGTTTGGTCTAGTAAGGATGCTGCTCTCACTTCCAAATCCTGGACGCAGCCGATTGTCATAGCCTTCAAGCAAGTTGTCCAGGATCCGACTGATGTTTTCGGAGTAGAAGTTTCCTTCATCTTCAAGTTTCCCTAGGGCATTTTCTACCCTGTGGGGAGACAGTCAATGATCCTTACTCCCGGCCTCGGATCAAATATACTGTTCAATTTACCCTCAACCACGAATACATGGCACACCACCCAGCCTTCTTCCATGATTTGGTAGAGAAGCCACACAGTGGGGGTGTGCTTACCCTTTCCTCAAAGCTAAAacgaaaaatcag is a window encoding:
- the GABRA6 gene encoding gamma-aminobutyric acid receptor subunit alpha-6 isoform X1 gives rise to the protein MASPLPWLYIILWVENALGKLEDEGNFYSENISRILDNLLEGYDNRLRPGFGNAVTEVKTDIYVTSFGPVSDVEMEYTMDVFFRQTWTDERLKFGGPTEILSLNNLMVSKIWTPDTFFRNGKKSIAHNMTTPNKLFRIMQNGTILYTMRLTINADCPMRLVNFPMDGHACPLKFGSYAYPKSEIIYTWKKGPLYSVEVPEESSSLLQYDLIGQTVSSETIKSNTGEYVIMTVYFHLQRKMGYFMIQIYTPCIMTVILSQVSFWINKESVPARTVFGITTVLTMTTLSISARHSLPKVSYATAMDWFIAVCFAFVFSALIEFAAVNYFTNLQTQKAKRKAQIAASPPVTISKVTEPLEAEIVLHPDSRYHLKKRISSLSLPIVPPPETNKVLTRAPILQSTPVTPPPLSPAFGGTSKIDQYSRILFPVAFAGFNLVYWVVYLSKDTMEVSSSVE
- the GABRA6 gene encoding gamma-aminobutyric acid receptor subunit alpha-6 isoform X3, producing MEYTMDVFFRQTWTDERLKFGGPTEILSLNNLMVSKIWTPDTFFRNGKKSIAHNMTTPNKLFRIMQNGTILYTMRLTINADCPMRLVNFPMDGHACPLKFGSYAYPKSEIIYTWKKGPLYSVEVPEESSSLLQYDLIGQTVSSETIKSNTGEYVIMTVYFHLQRKMGYFMIQIYTPCIMTVILSQVSFWINKESVPARTVFGITTVLTMTTLSISARHSLPKVSYATAMDWFIAVCFAFVFSALIEFAAVNYFTNLQTQKAKRKAQIAASPPVTISKVTEPLEAEIVLHPDSRYHLKKRISSLSLPIVPPPETNKVLTRAPILQSTPVTPPPLSPAFGGTSKIDQYSRILFPVAFAGFNLVYWVVYLSKDTMEVSSSVE
- the GABRA6 gene encoding gamma-aminobutyric acid receptor subunit alpha-6 isoform X2; amino-acid sequence: MASPLPWLYIILWVENALGKLEDEGNFYSENISRILDNLLEGYDNRLRPGFGNAVTEVKTDIYVTSFGPVSDVEMEYTMDVFFRQTWTDERLKFGGPTEILSLNNLMVSKIWTPDTFFRNGKKSIAHNMTTPNKLFRIMQNGTILYTMRLTINADCPMRLVNFPMDGHACPLKFGSYAYPKSEIIYTWKKGPLYSVEVPEESSSLLQYDLIGQTVSSETIKSNTGEYVIMTVYFHLQRKMGYFMIQIYTPCIMTVILSQVSFWINKESVPARTVFGITTVLTMTTLSISARHSLPKVSYATAMDWFIAVCFAFVFSALIEFAAVNYFTNLQTQKAKRKAQIAASPPVTISKVTEPLEAEIVLRNRKSNERKEHITFLSILIPGII